The following coding sequences are from one Neurospora crassa OR74A linkage group I, whole genome shotgun sequence window:
- a CDS encoding MFS monosaccharide transporter: MAHSINEKEAMGAHDDAFPESDITVQLAHDVDNTKYSPWSKSMFRLYLVLACAYLCGCLNGYDGSLMGGLNGMKAYQNYFHMSTAGSGTGLVFAMYNIGSVAAVFFTAPVNDWFGRRWGMFTGALVIIIGTCVQATTHTKSQFLGGRFVLGFGVSFCCVSAPCYVSEMAHPKWRGTLTGLYNTTWYIGSIIASWVVYGCSYIENNKDAWRIPIWCQMITSGIVCLGVFWLPESPRWLVAQDRYEEAAKILATYHGEGRLDHPLVQLQLKEMANQISSEASDKKWYDYHELWNTHSARRRLICVLGMACFGQVSGNSLSSYYMVNMLKSAGITDEHKVLALNGINPALSLIGAVMGARMTDVVGRRPLLLYTIVFSSTCFAIMTGTSKLAMPGHVGNLDDADTQALTPSQRAAANTTIAFIFIFGIVFSFGWTALQSMYIAETLPTATRAKGTAVGNFVSAASSVVLQYSSGPAFEKIGYYFYLVFVFWDLIEGVLIFFYFPETKDRTLEELEEVFSAPNPVKKSLEKRSAQTVLNTMGAPDDEKVTI, from the exons ATGGCTCACAGCATAAACGAAAAGGAGGCCATGGGTGCCCATGACGATGCCTTCCCAGAATCCGATATTACTGTCCAGTTGGCCCATGATGTCGACAACACAAAGTACTCGCCCTGGTCCAAGAGCATGTTCCGCCTCTACCTTGTCCTCGCGTGTGCCTACCTCTGCGGATGTCTCAATGGGTACGATGGAAGTCTGATGGGAGGCTTAAACGGTATGAAAGCCTACCAGAACTACTTCCATAT GTCCACTGCAGGCTCGGGAACCGGCCTTGTTTTCGCCATGTATAACATTGGCAGTGTTGCTGCCGTTTTCTTCACCGCCCCTGTCAACGACTGGTTCGGGCGTCGCTGGGGCATGTTCACAGGTGCTCTTGTCATTATCATTGGCACGTGTGTCCAAGCCACGACACATACCAAATCCCAGTTCCTAGGCGGTCGCTTCGTCCTCGGTTTCGGCGTCAGCTTCTGTTGCGTATCAGCCCCTTGCTATGTCAGCGAGATGGCTCACCCCAAGTGGCGCGGCACCCTGACAGGCTTGTATAATACGACCTGGTACATTGGCTCTATTATCGCTTCGTGGGTCGTCTATGGTTGCTCCTATATCGAGAACAACAAGGACGCGTGGCGGATTCCCATCTGGTGCCAAATGATCACCTCCGGAATCGTGTGCTTGGGAGTCTTTTGGTTGCCCGAGAGTCCCAGGTGGCTCGTGGCTCAAGACAGGTACGAAGAAGCTGCCAAAATCCTGGCCACCTACCACGGCGAAGGCCGGCTCGACCACCCTCTAGTACAGCTGCAACTCAAGGAGATGGCCAACCAGATCTCGTCAGAGGCATCCGACAAGAAGTGGTACGATTACCACGAGCTTTGGAACACTCACTCCGCCCGTCGCCGCCTTATCTGCGTCCTCGGCATGGCCTGCTTTGGCCAAGTCAGCGGCAATAGCTTGTCCTCCTATTACATGGTCAACATGCTCAAATCAGCCGGTATTACCGATGAGCACAAGGTATTGGCGCTGAACGGTATCAACCCGGCCTTGTCGCTCATCGGCGCCGTAATGGGAGCACGCATGACCGATGTCGTTGGCCGCCGTCCTCTTCTGCTCTACACAATCGTCTTCTCTTCCACCTGCTTCGCCATTATGACGGGTACCAGTAAACTCGCAATGCCGGGCCATGTTGGTAACCTTGACGACGCTGATACTCAAGCTCTCACCCCATCCCAACGTGCTGCCGCTAACACGACCATTGCctttatctttatatttGGCATTGTCTTTTCTTTCGGATGGACGGCCTTGCAGTCCATGTATATTGCGGAGACACTCCCTACAGCTACCCGCGCAAAAGGCACTGCTGTCGGAAATTTCGTATCTGCTGCTTCGTCTGTCGTTCTTCAATATTCCTCTGGGCCTGCTTTCGAGAAGATCGGGTACTACTTTTATCTCGTTTTTGTGTTTTGGGACCTCATTGAAGGTGTCCtgatcttcttctatttcccTGAAACCAAGGATCGCACCCTCGAAGAACTCGAGGAAGTGTTCTCGGCTCCTAACCCGGTCAAGAAAAGCCTGGAGAAGAGGAGTGCGCAGACAGTATTGAACACCATGGGAGCGCCGGATGACGAGAAAGTTACAATTTAG
- a CDS encoding C6 zinc finger domain-containing protein, translating into MAQQFPDKKFQLSYTTTASWLDTRDRAWHDSLFLCDGDTPCAACVATENDCTYGSEANSRGKSDLILEGVLRVEKYLHELNANIAASPHFVSRSSSHHVLSSAVGSSVGRGSFSGGSLTDLRITPRPTLCPHPDELDNANNLENAVLESRHTSTTESILQWPHFDVFPSLRKDYTSIFHLEQSRPRIKTKKRDIYPYMTEEEVDSILDAFGHAVNFWYPTTSSDQLHNARALITNGNFEDNDELCVCLALLVMALGCASKVTAGLMESAAVPESEQRRRATYRATGDMYFESALKKLYVAHMDVSSIATQCLFFVALYFAFLRRPLQAWEYISAAATKCLLLLSYSSQDSTSEDQERIRRIFWSCYILESDYLAELSNLPLSGIARVESSVPLPDAWYSTHSNAQEEEQSSLYFLACISMRRLLNRVHQLLYARGTGASLDDKRFPGIVKELDHQLDEWRTVLPEAFAFEVEWPPVGAKHNITGVKTEHGGFLRQRYLTCRSVIYRPMAGAMLVLLAACRISLLKDLIGPEILQAGSHLRELLVGWQKVQGDPSSPSVNQSIHIIKEAERFIRQVYKGGKDEEQGRIEE; encoded by the exons ATGGCCCAACAATTTCCGGACAAGAAGTTCCAGCTTTCGTATACCACGACGGCTTCATGGCTTGATACCAGGGACCGAGCCTGGCATGATAGCCTGTTCCT ATGTGACGGTGATACGCCATGTGCGGCTTGTGTCGCAACTGAAAACGACTGCACTTATGGATCTGAAGCCAACTC GAGAGGAAAGAGTGATCTCATCCTGGAAGGGGTGTTGCGTGTTGAGAAGTATCTTCACGAGTTGAATGCAAACATT GCAGCATCGCCACACTTCGTTAGTCGCAGTTCTTCTCATCATGTACTGTCATCCGCGGTCGGCTCGTCAGTTGGTAGAGGGAGCTTCTCCGGAGGCTCCCTAACCGACCTGCGCATTACACCTCGCCCTACCCTCTGTCCACATCCGGACGAGCTAGACAACGCTAACAACCTGGAGAATGCTGTTCTTGAATCACGGCACACTTCTACAACGGAGTCGATATTACAATGGCCCCATTTCGACGTCTTTCCTAGTCTTCGCAAGGACTACACTTCCATCTTCCACCTTGAGCAGTCTCGTCCTCGCATCAAGACGAAGAAAAGAGACATTTATCCGTATATGACAGAAGAAGAGGTCGACAGCATTTTGGATGCTTTCGGCCATGCCGTCAACTTCTGGTATCCTACAACGTCAAGCGATCAGCTACATAATGCTCGGGCACTCATCACGAACGGAAACTTTGAAGACAACGATGAGCTCTGCGTCTGCCTTGCTTTACTCGTCATGGCACTGGGTTGTGCAAGCAAGGTGACGGCAGGCTTGATGGAAAGCGCTGCTGTCCCTGAGAGCGAACAGAGACGCAGAGCAACTTATCGTGCAACGGGCGATATGTATTTCGAGAGTGCGCTCAAGAAGCTTTACGTTGCCCACATGGATGTCAGCTCCATAGCCACACAGTGTCTTTTCTTCGTAGC TCTTTACTTCGCCTTCCTTCGCCGTCCCCTCCAAGCATGGGAGTATATTTCCGCCGCAGCCACCAAgtgtctccttctcctttcatACTCTTCCCAAGATTCCACTTCCGAAGATCAAGAACGTATTCGCCGCATCTTTTGGTCCTGCTACATTCTCGAATCGGATTACTTAGCTGAGCTCTCCAACTTGCCGCTATCAGGTATTGCTCGTGTTGAATCCTCAGTTCCGCTACCAGATGCATGGTATAGCACGCATTCGAACgcccaagaggaggagcagagcTCTTTGTACTTTTTGGCCTGTATCTCGATGAGGAGGCTGCTGAATCGAGTACATCAGCTACTGTATGCTAGGGGAACAGGCGCGAGTTTGGATGATAAGCGGTTCCCTGGCATTGTGAAGGAGCTGGATCATCAGTTGGATGAGTGGAGGACTGTGCTGCCAGAAGCCTTTGCTTTCGAGGTTGAGTGGCCGCCAGTCGGTGCGAAGCACAATATCACCGGAGTAAAGACGGAGCATGGGGGGTTCCTGAGGCAAAGGTATCTCACTTGTAGGAGTGTCATCTACCGGCC aatgGCAGGCGCAATGCTCGTTCTCTTGGCCGCCTGCCGGATATCTTTGCTCAAAGACCTCATCGGGCCCGAGATCCTTCAAGCGGGAAGCCACTTGAGGGAATTGTTGGTAGGATGGCAGAAAGTGCAAGGAGATCCGAGCTCGCCCAGCGTGAATCAAAGTATACATATTATCAAGGAGGCTGAGAGGTTCATCAGACAGGTCTATAAGGGTGGAAAGGATGAAGAGCAAGGCCGCATTGAGGAGTAA
- the gh2-3 gene encoding beta-galactosidase — MTASRSRGIPPEEVDGTPDYCNESVFRRNTLPPRTYHIPTENSLLLNGQWDFHYASSPLAAPDPTAENGHNSADKHNAKYQWTTIQVPGHWQLQGHGIPHYTNVQYPFPVCPPFVPSENPTGTYRRSFFVPDTCETDQLRLRFDGVDSAYHIWINGVLIGYAQGSRNPSEFDVTEYVDRAGPNELVVRVYQWSDGSYIEDQDQWWLSGIFRDVHLLAFPQTRIEHWFLRTDLDVEYKNGILIAEIDVKTNSRSVIEVEVLDHNQDIVGCAEDWGFGSRKVMLRIPINNVDQWTAESPNLYTVRIEHVVDETLFHVVKQRVGFRKVELKDGLICVNGKPIRFRGVNRHDHHPSFGRAVPLDFIRKDLLLMKRHNINALRCSHYPSHPKLLDLADELGLWVIDEADLECHGFYDAIARPLNIPEEVDYEERKKLTFGHAAKFTSDNPSWKAAYLDRMAQLIHRDKNHASVIIWSLGNEAFYGQNHKAMYELAKDIDPTRLVHYEGDPHAESADMFSYMYPSVERLVSLAKTEGVRSDGTFEKPIVLCEYAHAMGNGPGWLEDYEEAFRAYPRLQGGFIWEWANHGLWKEDPDGKSYYAYGGDFGDVPNDGTFVMDGLLYSTHQPTPGLLELQKVYQPIKAELIDYSDVACKLRITNSYDFVSVNHLTATWKVESFMNTTSTILHSAGVMELPHILPRSSKNIELSLRRPLPLHPPMWLSVSFRLKSSTAWAEEGHEVAWAQFELGSDDGFSHGSTFFYLPSLTNLPLRSESSGTLTTITGHNFTINFDNAKGYMTSWTTGGTPLLEPNPRTGAAIIPSFWRPPTDNDNPISLPYWKRFGVHAMTSQLRFFDVTATAKMVVITTRTLHSPPILSWGYLVHTVYEITKIGDIHISVTLKPQSSDYVNTLPAHVPRVGLDLRLSRRLDAVKWFGLGPGESYPDKRTAQRLGIWSVDHVADLQTPYEVPQENGNRMGTRWVAIHEPQGTGLRAIAGDDGEWSDKCERNFSFVATRHSAKALEEAKHPCDLVEEDATLLRLDAKVAGVGTAACGPGVREDLLVKVEEMKFSFVLKPLI, encoded by the exons ATGACGGCCTCCCGCTCTCGGGGAATTCCCCCTGAAGAAGTCGACGGCACACCCGACTACTGCAATGAGTCTGTCTTCCGGCGCAACACTCTACCTCCACGGACATACCACATTCCCACGGAAAATTCCCTCTTGCTCAACGGCCAATGGGACTTTCACTACGCCTCGAGTCCTCTAGCTGCTCCAGACCCGACCGCAGAAAATGGCCACAACTCGGCTGACAAGCACAACGCAAAATACCAGTGGACTACCATTCAAGTTCCTGGCCATTGGCAGCTTCAAGGCCACGGTATCCCACACTACACCAACGTCCAATACCCATTTCCCGTCTGTCCGCCCTTTGTGCCTTCGGAGAATCCCACTGGTACCTATCGACGCTCCTTCTTCGTACCGGACACGTGTGAGACTGACCAGCTCCGCTTGCGATTCGACGGCGTTGACAGTGCCTACCACATTTGGATCAACGGTGTTCTCATCGGGTACGCTCAAGGTTCCAGGAACCCTTCCGAATTTGACGTAACCGAATATGTCGACCGAGCCGGCCCCAACGAGCTCGTTGTTCGGGTCTACCAATGGTCAGACGGCTCATACATTGAAGACCAGGATCAGTGGTGGCTTTCGGGCATCTTCCGCGACGTACACCTCTTGGCCTTCCCCCAAACGCGCATCGAGCACTGGTTCTTACGGACAGATCTCGACGTCGAATACAAAAATGGAATACTCATTGCCGAGATCGATGTCAAAACAAACTCTCGCTCGGTGATAGAAGTAGAAGTTCTGGATCACAACCAAGATATTGTCGGCTGTGCAGAAGACTGGGGTTTTGGCAGCAGAAAGGTGATGCTCAGGATTCCCATCAACAATGTTGACCAATGGACAGCGGAAAGCCCGAATCTCTACACAGTCCGGATAGAGCATGTGGTCGACGAGACACTTTTCCATGTGGTTAAACAGAGGGTCGGGTTTCGCAAGGTTGAGCTGAAGGACGGACTGATCTGTGTCAACGGGAAGCCCATCAGATTCCGCGGCGTCAATCGACATGACCATCACCCTTCCTTTGGACGTGCTGTACCGCTGGACTTCATCAGAAAGGATCTCCTGCTTATGAAGAGACACAACATCAACGCGCTGCGATGCAGCCATTACCCATCGCACCCAAAGCTTCTGGACCTTGCTGACGAGCTCGGTCTTTGGGTCATAGACGAGGCAGATCTTGAATGTCACGGATTCTACGATGCCATTGCACGGCCCTTGAATATACCTGAAGAGGTGGATTACGAAGAGCGAAAGAAGCTTACTTTCGGTCATGCCGCCAAGTTTACAAGTGACAATCCGTCCTGGAAAGCAGCGTATCTGGATCGTATGGCGCAGCTCATACACAGGGACAAGAATCACGCCTCTGTCATTATCTGGTCCTTGGGCAACGAGGCTTTCTATGGCCAAAACCACAAAGCCATGTACGAGCTTGCGAAAGATATCGACCCTACAAGGCTAGTCCACTACGAAGGAGACCCTCATGCTGAGTCTGCAGACATGTTCTCATACATGTATCCATCCGTTGAGCGATTAGTCAGCCTCGCCAAGACTGAAGGCGTTAGGTCTGATGGCACCTTTGAGAAGCCTATAGTGCTTTGCGAATACGCGCACGCAATGGGAAACGGACCTGGCTGGCTCGAGGATTACGAAGAGGCATTCCGCGCCTACCCTCGCCTTCAAGGAGGCTTCATATGGGAGTGGGCTAACCACGGTTTATGGAAAGAAGACCCTGATGGAAAGTCCTATTATGCTTACGGAGGTGATTTCGGCGATGTTCCTAATGACGGGACGTTTGTCATGGACGGTCTTTTGTACAGCACTCATCAACCGACGCCTGGGCTACTCGAGCTTCAGAAAGTGTATCAGCCTATAAAAGCCGAGTTGATTGACTATAGTGATGTGGCCTGTAAGCTGAGGATCACGAACTCTTACGACTTTGTCTCAGTCAATCATTTAACCGCGACTTGGAAAGTTGAATCTTTTATGAACACCACTAG TACCATCTTGCATAGCGCTGGCGTCATGGAACTGCCACATATACTCCCACGATCATCAAAGAACATCGAGCTGAGTCTAAGGCGACCATTGCCGTTACATCCACCTATGTGGTTGAGCGTCTCATTCCGCCTGAAAAGCTCGACAGCATGGGCGGAAGAGGGACACGAAGTTGCTTGGGCTCAATTTGAACTCGGGTCTGATGATGGATTTTCCCATGGTTCCActttcttctatttaccaAGCCTGACCAATCTTCCACTCCGATCCGAATCATCTGGCACTCTAACCACCATTACTGGACATAACTTCACCATCAACTTCGACAATGCAAAAGGCTATATGACCAGTTGGACAACTGGTGGTACCCCCCTCCTCGAACCCAACCCGCGAACTGGCGCGGCCATTATCCCCTCTTTCTGGCGTCCACCCACCGACAATGATAATCCCATTTCCCTCCCGTACTGGAAGCGCTTCGGTGTCCATGCCATGACTAGCCAGCTCCGATTCTTCGACGTTACTGCCACTGCTAAGATGGTCGTAATCACAACGAGAACGCTTCATTCCCCGCCAATTCTCTCCTGGGGGTACCTTGTCCATACAGTCTACGAAATCACTAAAATTGGCGACATTCACATATCGGTAACCCTGAAACCTCAGTCTTCTGACTACGTCAACACCCTTCCAGCCCACGTCCCTCGTGTGGGTCTTGATCTCCGTCTCTCACGCCGTCTCGATGCCGTGAAGTGGTTCGGCCTAGGACCGGGAGAATCCTATCCTGATAAGCGCACTGCCCAGCGCCTCGGAATTTGGTCGGTGGACCACGTCGCTGATCTTCAGACCCCTTATGAGGTACCACAGGAGAACGGCAACCGCATGGGTACCAGGTGGGTAGCCATCCATGAGCCTCAGGGGACCGGGCTACGAGCTATAGCAGGGGACGACGGTGAGTGGTCTGATAAGTGCGAGAGGAACTTCAGCTTCGTAGCGACGAGACACAGCGCAAAGGCGTTAGAAGAGGCAAAACATCCATGCGATCTCGTGGAAGAGGATGCTACGTTGTTGAGGCTTGACGCAAAGGTTGCGGGTGTGGGCACTGCAGCTTGCGGGCCGGGTGTGAGGGAGGATTTGCTCGTCAAGGTTGAGGAGATGAAGTTCTCGTTTGTGTTGAAGCCTCTGATTTGA